Proteins encoded together in one Acidimicrobiales bacterium window:
- the tatA gene encoding twin-arginine translocase TatA/TatE family subunit produces MNLGGPEIVILLAVVLLLFGSSKVPQLARSLGSAKREFETAQKDGSDATPTEIPEAAPAA; encoded by the coding sequence ATGAACCTCGGAGGCCCCGAGATCGTCATCCTGCTCGCCGTCGTGCTGCTGCTCTTCGGCAGCTCGAAGGTGCCCCAACTCGCTCGCAGCCTGGGCAGCGCCAAGCGCGAGTTCGAGACCGCCCAGAAAGACGGGAGCGACGCGACCCCCACGGAGATCCCCGAGGCCGCGCCGGCCGCGTAG